TGATAAAATCTATACCATTAAATAGAGCAGGAAAACCAGAAGATGTAGCAAATTTAGTAGTTTTTCTATGCAGTGAAAAAGCTGATTACATCACCGGTCAGGTAATTCAAGTAGATGGTGGAATGCTAATATAAAAAAATAAAAGGAGGAGTTACTGATGAATGTATTTGAAAAAGTTAGAGAGATTATTGCTGATCATTTGGAGATAGAAGAAGTAGAAACTATAAAACCAGAAACGTCTCTAATAAATGATTTGGAAGCAGACTCTTTAGATGCAGTAGAAGTTATGATGGATATTGAAGATGAATTTGAAATAGAGATTCCAGATGAAGATGCTGAAAAGTTTAAAAATATAAAAGATATAGTAACATATGTAGAATCTAAAATTGCTTAATTTTATTTGGAGGGAATAAAATGAGAAGAGTAGTTGTAACGGGGCTAGGACCTGTAACTTCTATAGGAATAGGTAAAGAAGAATACTGGAATTCTCTTATTGAAGGAAGATCAGGTATATCACATATAACTAAATTTGATACAGAAGGATATACTACAACAATTGGTTCTGAAGTTAAAGAATTTAATCCAGAAAAATATATGGATAAAAAAGAAGCAAAACGAATGGACAGATTTGCTCAATTTGCGATAGCAGGAACCCAATTAGCATTAGAGGATAGTGGATTGGATTTAGATAATATTGATAAAAGAAGAGTAGGAGTAGTACTAGGTTCTGGAGTAGGAGGCATAGAAACCTTAGAAATAGAACACACTAAATTGATGGAAAGAGGAGCTAAAAGAGTAAGTCCATTTTTTATTCCTATGATGATATCTAATATGGGTCCAGGACAGATAACAATGTTGTATGGGTTTAAAGGACCAAGTTTTACTATCACTACTGCTTGTGCTTCAGGTAATCATGCTATAGGGGAATCTTTTAGAATGATTCAAAGAGGCAGTGCAGATATAGTAGTTACAGGAGGTAGTGAAGCAGCAGTAAGTCCTATTTCTGTAGCAGGATTTTGTTCCATGAAAGCACTTTCTAAAAGGAATGAAGAGCCAGAAAAAGCTAGTCGTCCCTTTGACAAGGATAGAGATGGCTTTGTTATAGGAGAAGGGGCAGGTATACTTATATTAGAGGAATTGGAACATGCTTTAAATAGGAATGCCCATATATATGGAGAAATAATTGGATATGGTGCTACATCTGATGCTTATCATGTAACTGCACCAGATCCAGAAGCAGAAGGGGCAACTATGGCTATGAAATTAGCCATGGAGGATGCAGGTATAGACTACAAGTTAGTAGATTATATAAATGCTCATGGAACCAGCACTTATTATAATGATAAATTAGAAACTTTAGCTATTAAAAAGGCATTTAAAGATTATGCCTATAAGCTCAAGATTAGTTCCACCAAATCTATGACAGGTCATTTGTTGGGGGCAGCAGGAGGAATAGAAGCCATAGCTACGGTATTAGCTATGGAAAAAGGAATAATACCTCCTACAATTAATCTAGAAACTCCTGATCCAGAGTGTGACTTAGATTATACACCAAATAAAGCCTGTGCTATGGATATAAATTATGCTTTATCCAATTCCTTAGGCTTTGGTGGACATAATTGTACTATTTTATTTAAAAAATACAAAAATGAATAATATTTATTTTTATTAAATACACTTCCTATATAGGAAGTGTATTTAATTTCTATAACCTTTAATCTAAATTTTATATTTTTATATTGTTTACTTACATCTCTTCTCAGTACCAGCATATTATTTTATACTTATGAATCAGAATATTACAATTATTAAAGTAATATTGTTATATTAATTCATAATTTTTAGTAACCGTATTTAAAAAACTTGACATGTCCTATGAACAAGATTATAATTAACATATGATTATAGGGCATATATACTGAATTTTATAGCATTTAATTCACTATTTCGACATATTATTACATTTTTCTTAATATTTATATAAATTAATAAAATAAATTTTTGGTTTTAAATCTTTCATAATTATGAAAGATTTAAATATAAAATTAAGGAGGTGCACTTGTGAAAAAAAGAGTTTTAGTATTTTTATTGATGGCAGTATTGTCACTAAGTTTAGTAGGATGTGGAGGTGAAAAAACAACAGGGGGAGAAGGTAAGGAGGATTTAGATTTTAAAATAGGAATAGCCACAGGAACCGTATCGCAAGGCGAAGAGGAGTTTCGTGCTGCTGAGAATGCTATAGCAAAATACGGTAAAGACGCTATTGAACATGTTACTTATCCTGATAAATTTAGTGAGGAACAAGAAACTACTATAGCTCAAATTACAAGTTTAGCAGCTGATCCAAAAGTAAAGGCAATAATTGTATGTCAAGGAGTACCTGGTGCTGCAGCTGCTATAGACAAGATAAAAGAAGATAGAGATGACATATTATTTATAGTAGGATTGCCTCATGAAGATCCAGAAACTATTTCTGCTCGTGCTGATATTGTACTGGAGACGGATCAATTAAAACGAGGGGAAACAATAGTAAATTTAGCACATGAAATGGGAGCAAAAACTTTTATACACTATTCTTTCCCAAGACATATGTCACAAGAACTATTGGCTCGAAGACGTGATAAAATGAAAGAGACATGTGAAGCATTAGGCATAGATTTGGTGGAGGTAGATGCACCAGATCCAACAGGAGATGCTGGTATTTCTGGAGCACAACAGTTTATGATTGAAGATGTTCCAAGACAAGTTGAGAAATATGGGAAAGATACAGCATTTTTTAGTACTAATTGTGCTATGCAAGAACCATTAATAAAAGCAGTTCTAGATACAGGCGCTATATATCCTGAACAGTGTTGCCCAAGTCCATATCATGCTTATCCAGGAGCTTTAGGAATAGAAATTCCTGAGGATAAAGCTGGGGATGTTGATTATATGCTAGAACAAATTAGAGAAAAAATCAAAGAAGCTGGAGCTAGTGGAAGATTTGCTACTTGGCAAGCATCAGCTAATATGACAATGATAGAAGCAGCTGTTGAATATGCTGTAGATTATGGCAAAGGAGAAGTAGAAAAATTTGATAAAGATCATATGATAAAAATTTTAAAAGAAGTGACTGGTGACGACGATTTAATAGTTAATGAATTAGAAGGGAATCCTAATTTCCTAATGTTTATAGTAAGTTCAGAAATATTTTAAGCTGTGAGGTCGTGTATGCGACCTCCTTCTTCTTAAATTAAGGAGGTATATTTTTATGGATTTACTCCAAATGAAAAATATAAGTAAATATTATGATGAAAATAAAGTTCTAAATGATGTTAATTTAACTATTAAAGAAGGAGAAATACATGGTCTTGTAGGGGAAAATGGAGCTGGAAAATCTACTTTGATGAATATATTATTTGGGATGCCAGTTATTCAATCTACAGGAGGATATGAAGGTGAAATATTGATAAATGGAGAGCCATTTATTCCTACTGATCCAAAAGATGCTATGGATGTTGGAATAGGTATGGTGCATCAAGAATTTATGCTTATCCCAGGATTTACAATTACAGAAAATATTAAGATAAATAGAGAAATAACAAAACCTACTGTTATTAGTAAGGTATTTGGAAAGTCATTAGAAAAATTAGACTATGAGGCTATGGCAAAGGATGCTAGAATAGCATTGCAAAAGTTAGATATGTCAATAGATGAATATTTGCCTATAGCTGGATTACCTGTTGGTTATATGCAATTTATAGAAATTGCAAGAGAGATAGACAAAACTCATTTGAAACTTTTAATATTAGATGAGCCTACTGCAGTACTTACAGAAACGGAAGCAGCT
This portion of the Keratinibaculum paraultunense genome encodes:
- the fabF gene encoding beta-ketoacyl-ACP synthase II, translated to MRRVVVTGLGPVTSIGIGKEEYWNSLIEGRSGISHITKFDTEGYTTTIGSEVKEFNPEKYMDKKEAKRMDRFAQFAIAGTQLALEDSGLDLDNIDKRRVGVVLGSGVGGIETLEIEHTKLMERGAKRVSPFFIPMMISNMGPGQITMLYGFKGPSFTITTACASGNHAIGESFRMIQRGSADIVVTGGSEAAVSPISVAGFCSMKALSKRNEEPEKASRPFDKDRDGFVIGEGAGILILEELEHALNRNAHIYGEIIGYGATSDAYHVTAPDPEAEGATMAMKLAMEDAGIDYKLVDYINAHGTSTYYNDKLETLAIKKAFKDYAYKLKISSTKSMTGHLLGAAGGIEAIATVLAMEKGIIPPTINLETPDPECDLDYTPNKACAMDINYALSNSLGFGGHNCTILFKKYKNE
- a CDS encoding DUF3798 domain-containing protein yields the protein MKKRVLVFLLMAVLSLSLVGCGGEKTTGGEGKEDLDFKIGIATGTVSQGEEEFRAAENAIAKYGKDAIEHVTYPDKFSEEQETTIAQITSLAADPKVKAIIVCQGVPGAAAAIDKIKEDRDDILFIVGLPHEDPETISARADIVLETDQLKRGETIVNLAHEMGAKTFIHYSFPRHMSQELLARRRDKMKETCEALGIDLVEVDAPDPTGDAGISGAQQFMIEDVPRQVEKYGKDTAFFSTNCAMQEPLIKAVLDTGAIYPEQCCPSPYHAYPGALGIEIPEDKAGDVDYMLEQIREKIKEAGASGRFATWQASANMTMIEAAVEYAVDYGKGEVEKFDKDHMIKILKEVTGDDDLIVNELEGNPNFLMFIVSSEIF
- the acpP gene encoding acyl carrier protein, giving the protein MNVFEKVREIIADHLEIEEVETIKPETSLINDLEADSLDAVEVMMDIEDEFEIEIPDEDAEKFKNIKDIVTYVESKIA